One window from the genome of Priestia megaterium NBRC 15308 = ATCC 14581 encodes:
- a CDS encoding cell wall hydrolase, with the protein MAVVKATTSDIALLARLLRAEGEGEGVQGMLLIGNVGINRIRANCSDFKGLRTIPQMIYQPHAFEATQKGYFYQRARESEKRLARRSVRGERSWPAKYSLWYFRPPQKCPSTWYKQPLVARYKLHCFYQPKAETCENIYNTF; encoded by the coding sequence ATGGCAGTTGTTAAAGCTACAACTTCAGATATCGCTCTTCTAGCAAGATTACTTAGAGCAGAAGGTGAAGGTGAGGGTGTACAAGGGATGCTTCTTATAGGAAACGTAGGAATTAATCGAATCAGAGCAAATTGCTCTGATTTTAAAGGACTGAGAACCATTCCACAAATGATTTATCAACCCCATGCATTTGAAGCTACTCAAAAAGGCTATTTCTATCAAAGAGCACGAGAAAGTGAAAAACGTTTGGCACGTCGATCTGTCAGAGGAGAACGTAGTTGGCCTGCAAAATATAGCTTATGGTATTTCAGACCTCCTCAAAAGTGCCCTTCAACATGGTACAAACAACCTCTTGTTGCTCGATATAAGCTTCATTGCTTTTATCAACCAAAAGCCGAAACATGCGAAAACATTTATAATACTTTTTAA